In the genome of Calothrix sp. PCC 6303, the window TCATAGAATCCTAGTCAATGGTGAAACTTGTCTCAATTACTTGTTCCGTACTTTTACCGCTCAACAGGAATTACACGAGTTTTTATAGATACATAATTTTTCGTAGAGAATGTAAAATAGGAAATTACATTTTGGCAGTTTTTAGTTAAATATACTTATAAGTTGCGATTTAAAGTATTTATTTATAATCTGAGATATACCCTAATCTTTGTAAAATTTGCTTCAAAACCATTGCTGTCCAATCCACATCTTCTAGGGTTGTATGGTGTCCTAAAGTCATTCTGATACCTGCCATTGCTGCTTTTTCGGAGTAACCCATAGCTATAAGTATGGGACTGGGGTTTATTTTGCCGCTATTACAAGCTGAACCTGCACTAATACCAATACCTGCAAGGTTCATTTGTCTAACTAAATTTCTGCCGTTAACAATTTCTCCATCTGCCTGTTCTATACAAACACTGACGTGGTGTGGTAAACGTTGCGACAAGTCTCCAGTAGCTACCAAACCAGGAATATCAGCCAATTGAGCGAATAGGCGATCGCGTAATAAAATCAACCTTGATGATTCGGTATCCAACTCCTGCATTGCCAACTCGGCAGCGATTCCAAACCCGGCAATTGTAGATACTGCTTGGGTACCAGAACGTAATTGCATTTCTTGCCCACCGCCCAAAAGTAAAGGGATTAATTCCACACCTGGACGGACGTACAAAGCACCCGCACCTTGTCCACCGTATATTTTATGGCTAGAAAGGCTCAATAAATCTACAGATAGTTTTTCCACATCAATTGGCAAACGCCCTACCGCTTGCACAGCATCAGTATGGAATAAAACACCTTTCTCGCGGGCGATTTTTGCCAATTCGGCTATAGATTGAACTGTACCAATTTCGCTTTGAGCAAAAATAATTGACACTAGCACCGTATTTTCTTGAATTGCCGCTGCTAAGTCTTGGGGATTAACTTTACCTTTGCTATCTACACCCAACCTGGTGATTTGCCACCCCCATAATTCCAGAACTCTGGCTGTTTCGGAAATTGCAGAATGTTCAACACTGGAAATAATCATGTGTTGAGGTTGACAATATAATCGGGCTACACCCATTAATGCCAGGTTATCAGCTTCCGTTCCACCCGCAGTAAAAATAATTGATTCTGGGTTAGAAGCACCAATTAAATTTGCTACCCGTATCCTTGCAGTTTCGATAACTGTCGCCGAACGTCCACCCCACTCGTGTAAACTGGAAGGATTACCCCATTGGTGTAGCAAGGTGTTGTGAATGAGTGCGATCGCTTCCGGGCGAGTAGGTGTAGTAGCACTATAGTCAAGATAGATTTGCATACCTTAATAAATTAAAACACTAGGCATTTAACTGGATGTTTAGGTGACAGAGATTTCCGAGGCAGCTTACTAGAGGCATTTTTGCCCAGTAACGTGCCGCGTTGGCTTCAATGAATATAGATGTAAACAAGATAAGACGGAAAATGTAAGGTTTCTTTAGTTCTTATATACTATATTCTCATATCACTGCATTTCTATATCTCTATATTGAGATGTTATATATTTTATTTTGGCTATTTTGGGAAAAATAAGACAGTCCACCGACAGTAATTATCAACAACCGCTGTGTTCGCTACATCTACTAAAAGACATCTTTTTTTGCCATTTTTTTTGTCATTAACTGTGACTGCTTGTCAGCAAGTAAAACCCCAAAATATTGCTTTAAAACCTTTGCCTCAAGATCCTTTGATCCAAGTTTACTTCAATCACAGCCAAACATCATCTTACCAAGAACCCTATCGTTCTCAAAAGCGTCCTGGAGATGACTTAGAACAACAAATTATTGATACTATTTACCAAGCAAAGTCATCAATCGATGTTGCAGTTCAAGAATTACGTTTACCTAAAATTGCCCAAGCCCTAGTGGAAAAACATAAATCCGGGGTAAAAATTAGGATTATTTTGGAAAATACCTATAATAAACCCTGGAGTAACCTAACTTCATCTGAAGTAAGTAAACTTAAACAAAGAGAACGAGAAAAATATCAGGATTATGCTCAATTTATTGATATCAATAAAGATGGTAAATTGAGTGAGGAAGAAATTAATCAACGGGATGCCTTAGCATTATTAAACAATGCCAAAATTCCCAAAATCGATGATACATCAGATGGGACTCGCGGCAGCGATTTAATGCATCACAAATTTGTAATTGTTGATAATCGCTTTTTAGTTGTAACCTCAGCTAATTTTACCATGTCTGACATACATGGCGATTTTAAAAATCTTGAAACATCTGGAAATGCCAATAACTTACTCAAAATTGATAGTCCTGAATTGGCAACCATCTTTACAGAAGAATTTAACTTGATGTGGGGTGACGAAAATAAGTTAGATAGGAAATTTGGATTAAAAAAAACGAATCGGGGAGTCAAAAAGATCAAATTAGGAAGTAGCCAAATTACAATTAACTTTTCACCAATCTCACCAACCCAACCCTGGATTAATAGTAGTAACGGGATAATTAATCAAACCCTAGAAATGGCAACAGAATCTGTAGATATGGCATTATTTGTATTCTCTGAACAAAGACTTGCTAATACTTTGGAAAATCGGCATCAAGAAAATGTAGATATCCGCGCCATAATTGATCGAAATTTTGCCTATCGCCCCTATAGTGAAGCCTTAGATATGATGGGTGTAGTTTTAAGTAATAAATGTAAATATGAAGCGAATAACCAACCCTGGAAAAATCCAATTAGTACGGTAGCTGTACCTGTTTTGCCAAAAGGTGATTTATTGCATCATAAATTTGCTATTGTTGATCATAAAATTGTGATTACAGGTTCTCACAATTGGTCTGAAGCGGCAAATCATGGGAATGATGAGACACTCCTATTAATTGATAATCCAGTAATTGCGGCTCATTATCAACGGGAATTTGACAGGATTTTTAAAAATTCTCAGCCCGGTTTACCGCAAAAAATTCAGACTAAAATTGACGTGGATAAAAAGCAATGTTCACAAATATATAATGCACCACTAAACTCAAATAAGTTAGCTAAGTAAATTATCTAAATTAGGAGAATATCTCAGCAGGTAAAGTATCCCCAACTTCTTGAATAAGTTGGGGATGTGGAAACAAATCAGTTTTACAATCAAATTGTTTGGGAGAACTCACAAATTGAGTGAAAGGGACAAAAACGGCAGTGATAACCTGGATTTGGAGGAAAAATGTCCGGAAAATCTTCTTCAGTATGGCAACTATGGACATCAATTTGATGTTTTTGAGCTATATTTGCTAATTCTAATTCCACGCAATCAAGCTCACTTTCACTCATATGAATTATTTCTGATTGCTTGATAAATTCTAAATTGTAGAACGACGCAACTACTCTGTATCCAGGATAAAGGTACCTCGCAGCTAATAAATATACTAATGCTTGTCTACGGTCAAAAGGTGATTTACCTGTTTTAAAATCTAATATATGTAATGTGTTATCAGATTCTGCAAATACACAATCCATGGTTGCATATAAACGAAAGCTGTAATTTTTGCTTTCGATCAAAATTGCTTTGGGAAAACCTTCATCCCCGCGAGTTAACAAAACGATACGTTTTCCTAGAAGTAAAGGTTGACTATGATATTTGTGAAGGATTTGTAGGACTCTGTGCTGGACTTCATCTGTTGTATTGCCCAAATCAAGTAGCTGTGCAACTTTTTCTACACCATCAGATTGATCCAAAAGTTGCTGGTTGTAATGAAACTCGTATATACCTTTCTGGGCTAACAATCCAATCCGCTGCGATGCTGTCGCTTTTCCTAATAATAGCTTGACTCGTGGCTCGTGTTGTCGCACCTTAATAAACCCTCTTCGCATTTGGCAGTGCCAATGTTGTTGTCCTGCGGTTGGGGCAATTAAAGACCAAAGATGGTAGCTGGCGAAAGGTCGCTCAGGAGTTGACATTGTTAGGGTACTATGGAGGAGAAATGAGTTTGCTGATTGGCAATTAAAAGCGGCTATTTCACAATAGTTGATTGAAAGAAAATGTCATGCACCGATCTCGAAGGATTAGGGACTTATAGAAAATAAAATATCCTGTGGTTTGGGCATATTGCCGGAAAATACAGTCAGGGATGCTCTGGGGTTTGGTGGGACGGAAACCGACACCGCCAACTTCTGTCTATTCCACAATGAAAAATTGGATAATTATTTAGCTGTAAGTCCCTTAAAATATTCCTGATTGTGATTATGCCTAAAATTACTGATACTATTGTGGCAAATATTAAAAAATAATGCTAACTAATCAAAAGTTATGTGAGCATCCAGTTTTGACAAATAGCCCATCAGGCTAAAAGTCTGGGGCTAATCGTGTGTACACCCTAGCCTATCGAGACTGGAGGCAGAAGCCTCCAAATATGCATTCCTTGCCGGAGACAAGGAAAAAGTTAGAGCAAAGATGTTGAGTGAAAATTCAACCTCTCAAAAAGCACAAAATCAACAGCCTAGGCAGAGCCACCCCAAATGTTTCCGCTATATAACGTCATATAAATTAGCTTCAAAGTTTTACCCCAACTACCCACTGCCTATTACCTTGTCATAACGACAATTTTTAACACCCACCTACTTAGTTTCGGCTACCCAATGCTTATTTGGGTCAATAACTCAGGGCTAAAGCCACTGAGCTTGGGGACTTCCAAGAAATAATTTCTCCAATTTTGTGGAGTGGGCTTCTAGCCCGCTCAATATAAGGACGGGCTGGAAGCCCATCCCACAAGAAATAATTTGGGTATTTTTTTATTTGGAAGTCCCTTGTAAGAAATCCGACAAGTCTTTGCAAGTTCCAGAGACTCACGCAGTTGATGCAATTACCTTAGCGTGTTCCGAGTTTCTTGAATACAAATCATGGGAAGGAACAAAAAGTCATGGTGGTAGTTGGATAGGCAAAGTCAATATAACTGAGTCGCAATTTACGATTTTACGTCGTCCACCAATCAGTCGCAGACAACTACATTTAATGGTTCCATCCAAGGGAGGTATTAGACGTAAATATGGCGGAACAGTTACAAAACACGGATTTAGAAAAGGAGACTACGTGAAAGCTACACAAGGAAATAAAACCCATTTGGGATGGGTTAGTGGAGATACAGAAAAACAAGTATCTGTATCTGATCAAGATTGGAAAAGATTAGGTCAATTTAGCAAAAACAAAGTATCACTAATTAAACGTTCAACCGGGTTAATTACCACGGTGGTTAAAACCACCCGTCTCGCTTCCCTCTCAGATCTAAAGACACTGAGTTTCCCGCATCCCGTGAGGTCTTTATGAAAAATCTTGCTAACCTCATTACCTCAGTAATAATAGCTATTTGGATAGTTTCAATTGCTATCATCTGTACTCAAAATGCTGAACCGATATCTTTGAAATTTCTTTCCTACGAGTCGATTAAAATTCCGTTTGGTTTGGTTGTCTCGTTTTGTGTTGCTTTCGGGGTCGTAATTACGGCTATTTTTCTCCCAGTTCTAAATATTACCAATGCGAGAACAAGTAGAAAATCTTTTTTGGATGATGAGCCAGAGTTTTTCGCTGACGATGAAGATTTTTAAAGACAGATCTATTGATGATTTATGCCGGATGTAATGGGCAATAACCGCTCACTCCCACACTCCCTGTCCAACTAACTCAATTACTGCACCAATCAATTCATCGGGCATTACTGGTTTGGCGAGGTGAGTCTGAAAACCTGCTGAGATGGCTTTTTGACGATCGGTATCTCCAGCATAAGCGGTAAGTGCGATCGCGGGAATGTTTCCACCTAGATATTTTGGTAGTTGACGAATTCGCTTGATCAAACTGTATCCGTCTTCTTGGGGCATTCCAATATCACTAACTATTAGATTTGGTTGGAATCTTTGGACGGCATCTATAGCTAATTCGGCTGATTCTACTGAGTTAGTTTTAGCACCTGAATCGGTAAGGGCGAAAGTTAAAAAGTTACGTGAGTCGTCATCATCATCAACTACTAAAATCTTGATACCAAGCAGAGGTTTGTCTTGGCTGCTAGGTTCGACAATTTCTGTGGTGGTGATTGAGGTTAAATTTTGTCCTAAGGTGCTGGAAGTTTTTGTTTCGGGACTGGGGATTAAAGGTATCTGTAGGGTAAATGTTGCACCTTTTCCTTCACCAGCACTACTGACATCAATTTTTCCACCGTGGAGTTCAGCAAGATGGCGAACTATTGCCAAACCTAGCCCTAAACCTCCAAATCTGCGGGTAGTGGAGCCATCTGCTTGACGGAAGGATTCAAATACGTAGGGTATAAAATCGCTTTTAATACCCATTCCCGTATCTTTGACGGTAATTTTAGCAAAATGCCTTGATTCTCCTTCCTGTTTTGCCAGTTGCAATAATACTTGAACCTCCCCACCCGTGGGAGTAAACTTGATGGCGTTAGAAACTAAGTTCCAGATAATTTGTTGTAGGCGGCTGGAGTCTCCCAAAACTCTAAATTTAAAATTATTTGCTTGGATGGGGTTATTTGTTGGGAGATAGCCATTCAAACTAGTATTATTACTAGCTTTAAATGTATTTAATATTTCATCTTCTAAAATCTGAAACTGTAAACTAATTGATTTAGCTTGTGCCGCCAGACGCATTGTGTCAATGGCAGCTTCGATAACTAGCACTAGATTAGTGGGTTGGGGATGTAGGGTTAATTTACCGCGAATAATCCGTGATACGTCCAGTAAGTCTTCGATGAGTTGGGTTTGAAGTTTGGCGTTGCGTTCGATGGTTTCTAAAGCTCGCTCAAAAGTGACGCTATCTAGCTTGCGGCTGCGTAATATTTTTGACCAACCCAAGATAGCATTAAGAGGCGATCGCAGTTCGTGTGAAAGTACTGCTAAAAACTCATCTTTGATGCTGTTGAGTTTTTCTAGTTCTTCTTTTTGCTCCCTTAATTCAGTTTCGTTTCTGCGTAATGCTTGTTCCACATTTTTGTAGTCGGTAACATCACGGGCGATTGTTAGAAGCGATCGCACTTCACCTGTAACCGAAAATTCTGGTTCTACCCTGGCTTGATAATAGCGCATCCCATTGGGTGACATAAAGTCAAATTCAAAAAAGCAGCCGATTCCGCTAGCAAAAACTTGACGCAATCTTTCTTCCCATTCAGCGTATATTTGCCGGGGGAATCCTAATTCAGCCGCATTTTTCCCAGTCAGTACAGATACTGGTATCCCTGTCGCTCCTTTAATTGCTGGATTAATGTATACATAACGCAACTGACCATCAATTCTGGCGATAACATCGGTGGAGTTTTCCACCAAGGCTTTAAATTCTTGTTCTCTCTCGTGCAGGTCGTTTTCAGCTTTCTTACGGGCATCGTGTTCCTCTACTTCCCGCAAAGCTCGCATAACTGATGGCACTATTCTGCCTAATCTTTGCTTGAGTACATAGTCAGTTGCACCTAGTTTGAGGGTATCTATAGCAACTTCTTCTCCCATAGTGGCAGTGACGAAAATAAATGGCGTATTGGGAGAATATTGCTGCGCTATTTCCAAAGCCGCAATCCCGTCAAATCCCGGCAACGAGTAGTCGGATAGTATCATATCGAACTTCTTTTGCTTCAGTGCCACTGTAAACTCATCTGCTGTGGTTACATGCATGAGTTCACAAGTTATGCCTCCCTCGGTGAGCGTGGCACGAATCAATTCGCTATCCAACAAACTATCTTCCAGCAAGAGAAACATAAGTTGTGACATATACTACCTTCTAAGTTTTATAATTTCACTTAATTCCTTGACCGTTGTTAATAGGTACAGGCATCGATCCTGGAGGTGTTTCGTTGATGATTGCCCAAAATAACCCTAAACCCTGAATTACATCCATAAATTCGTGAAAGTCGATAGGTTTCACGACATAAGCATTAGTACCAAGTTCGTAGCAACTTGTTAAATCTTGCTCTTCTCGTGATGATGTTAGAACTACTACTGGCACAGTCCGAAGAACAGGGTGCGTTTTCAGTTCTGCGAGGACTTCGATTCCATTTACTTTCGGTAATTTTAGATCCAGTAGTACCACTACTGGATTACCTTCACGCCGTAATCGATACATTCCTCGACGATATAAGTAATCTAAGGCTTCCTCTCCATCTCGAACAACTACCACCTCATTCCCAAGATGATTTTGTGCCAGTGAAGTCAGGATTAATTCCACATCATTAATGCTGTCCTCTACTAGGAGTATACGTTTGAGTTCCATCAAATTTTCTTTGTTCTCCACTCCTAAATTCCTTCTTGAAATGGTAGACTTTGGCGATTTTGGGGTAACGAGAAATAAAATGTTGCTCCAACATCAAGTTCGCCCTCTGCCCAAACGCGTCCACCATGGCGATGGATGATGCGTTGAACATTAGCTAAACCAACTCCTGTTCCTTCAAAGCGAGAATCGCTGTGTAGGCGTTGGAACACGCCAAATAATTTATTTACATACCGCATATTAAAACCAACTCCATTATCTTTGATGTAGAAGATGATTTCGTGAGAAATATTTTGAGATTGTAATGCAATAGGTGAGGAGTGAGAATCTAGATTTTTAACTATATTTTTAACTATGCCGATTTTAATCTCGGTAACTGTGCGAGTTTGACTGTATTTGAGGGCATTTCCCAAGAGGTTTCGCCAAACCAGACGTAACATGGAAGGATCCCCCTGAACTAGGGGAAGAGGTTCGATTTCCCAGTTAACTTGACGATTTTCAATGTCTGCTGCTAATTCTGTTTGTAGTTCTTGAATCAGTAGGTTCATATCGATGGTGATGTGGCGCATTTCGGTGCGACCCATGCGGGAAAATGCTAAAAGATCATCGATTAAGGTGCCTGCATTGGAGGTAGCTTCCAGGATGATGGAAATGTAACGTTTGCTGATGTCATCTAATCCTTGCTCAATGAGATGTTTTTTTAACATATCCATGAATCCGGCAATGTGACGAAGAGGTGCGCGCAGATCATGGGAAACTGAGTAAGAAAATGATTCTAGTTCTTTATTTGCAGCTTCTAGCTGGGCGGTGCGTTGCTTAACTCGATCTTCTAGAGTGGCATTTAATTGATAAATTTTAGCTTCTGCTTCTTCCCGTTCACGTAGTGCAAGTCTTTGTTGGGTGATGTCTACAACTAGTCCTAATAGATGGGTGGGAATGTTATTCGTATCGTAATAGAAACTACTTCTGACCCAAATCCAAGCCAGACTACCATCTGCTTTGAGAATTCGACACTCAAAACCCCAGTCTTGATAATTACTCAAGGCTTTTTCAAAGCCATTTTGAACTAACTCTCGATCTTCTGGGTGAACATGTTGGGAAAACTTATCAAAATTCCACTCTGGTAATAAGCTATCGTAACCAAATATTTGGTCATGACGTAGTGAACGTTTGGCAATTTTGGTGTTGATGTCTAAGTCCCAGTTACCTATGCGGGCGGCTTCCATGGAAAACCGTAACCTGGCTTCACTTTGTCGTAGTGCTTCTTGGGCTTTTTTTGGTTCGGTAACGTCGTGGGCGACAGCGTATACTAAGGTTGTATCGGTATCGAGAAAAGAATTCCACATAAACCATTTGTAAGAACCATCTCGGCAACGATAGCGATTTTCAAATTGGAGGACGTTTTCCCCCATATTTAATTTAGCGATCGCGTTTTCAGTTGCACCCACATCATCAGGATGAATCAAGTATACGAAGGGTTGATTTAGTAGTTCTTCTTCAGTCCAACCTAGGCATTTTTCAAAAGCCGGGTTGATGCGCTTGAAGTAACCATCTGTGCCAGCAATGCACAGCAAATCTATCGATACATTGAAGAAGCGATCGCGTTCTTGTTCGGCGCGCTTTTTATCTGTAATATCCAGGATGAAGACGACAAAACTATTTTGTTGTTCAGGAAATAGGGTATAACCTATCAAAATAGGTATGCGTGAACCATCTTTACGAATATATTCTTTTTCGTAAGGGGTACAAATTCCTGTTTCTTTGGCTTCGGTGATGCCGATTTCATCCAAGGAGGAAAATTCTTCAGGTGTTAAATTACGCCAATCAAGTTCGCCATTTTTTAGTTCTTGGAGACTGTAGCCAGTTATCTTCAAAAATGTGTCATTTGCTTCGTAAATTTCCCCGTTATCACCAGTAAACAAAATCCCAATTAAGCCAGATTCAGATAAAATCCGCAGTTGGATTTCTTTGGCTCGGATTGCTGTTTCCGCTTTGATGCGATCATCTATATCAGTACAAGTACCAAGCCAGTTAGTAATATCTCCTTGGGTATCATACATCGGTACTGCTTTTGTCAAAAACCATCGATAGGTTCCATCATGGCTTTTAAGGCGATGTTGGAGGTCATCCATTGGCTTTTTGCTATTGATGGCTGCTGTCCAATTTTGCACAAATTCTGGGAAGTCTTGGGGATGGATGACTTTTTGCCAATTCCAGGTAAATGTCGGTTGAATCCCTATGTAATCTAACCAGCGCTGATTCAGATAATCTACTGCCCCGTCACCATCAGAAAGCCAAACCAGTTGCGGCATATTTTCCACTAGTTGACGATAGCGGTATTCACTTTCTGCTAATGCAGCTTCTATGCGTTGACGAACAACTTCGTTGCGCTTCGTTTCGCTAATATCAATTGATATGCTAACAATGCCGATAATATTATTTAAATGGTCACGGTAAGGTGATTTAGTGGAAAGATAGGTAAGTTTTTCACCACTTAAGCTTACTGTCTCTTCAAACACATGTGTTTTTCCGGTTTCTATCACCAGACCATCATGTGCGACGATTTGCTGTGCTTCTTCCCAGTTTTCTAAAATATCAAAGTTAGTGTGACCAATTATTTCCTCTTCTGATTTCCCTAACACTGTGAGAATGGCAGGGTTGACGCTGAGGAAATGCCCTTGAATATCTTTAATACAAATTAGATTAGTTGTGGCATCGTTGATGGCATTTAGCATCACCATACTTTCCCGCAAACTGTTCTCCGCAGCTTGACTAGCAATTTCGGCTTGCTTGCGTTCATGAATATCGATGCTGGTACCTAAAATGTGACTTGCTTTGCCATCAGCATTTTGAATAACTTGACCTCTTACCATCATCCAGCGCCATGGGGATATTTCTTGCTGATGGATATCGGCAAAAATATTTATTTCTGTCCGATGTTCTACTTCAAAAACAACACCTGTGGAAATTCCTTCCTTGAAGGCATTAATTACGGCTGCATAGTCATCTGGATGTACCAATGCCATTATTTGGGCAAAAGGTTTGATTACAAAATGATTGTCATCAACAGCAGCGTTAAAAAAGGTGACTTCATCATTGCTGAGGTTGCGTTCCCAGAGGAATGTATTGGTAGCTGCTAGGGTATGCTGCAATCGGTTTTGCACATTCAGCAACTTGATTTGTGTTTGTTTGAGATCCTCGATATCGGTAGCTGTACCAACGAATCTGACGGCATCCCCGTTTTCATCTTTAATTGACACAGAACGCCATACATACCAGCGATATGTGCCATCATATTTACGGGAGCGAAACTCAACTTCTAGGGTTAAACCACCGTTTTTTAAAGTCTCTTCCCAAGCTTGAATTACTTTGGGTAAATCCTCTGGATGTATTACTTGATGCCAGTCTTGATACTTAATTTGTTCGGGTTTATAGCCAGTGCGATCGCGCCAATGGGAATTGGCATAAACCATCTGCCCTTGATTATCTAATACCCAAACCATTTGCGGCATTGCTTCAGCCAGGGTTCGGTACAGGGCTTCGCTATCTGCTAGTTTTGCTTGAGTTTGTTTTCGAGATGTAATGTCAAATGAAATACTTACTATCCCTGTAATATTACTACTGCTGTTGTTGTCGCAGTATGGTGATTTGGTTGAGAGGAAAATCCGACTTTCACCATTAATACTCAATGTTTCTTCAAATACTTGTACCCTGCCAGTTTCTATGACTTGACGATCATGTTCCATAATCGTTAAAGCTTGAGTGCGATCGCTTAAAAATTCTAAGTCTGTTTTGCCAACAATTTCTGCTTCGGACTTTCCTAAAAAGTAAAGTAATGATGGATTAGCTACTAGGACTTTGCCTTCTTTGTTTTTGACACAAATTAGAGTTGGTGTAGTTTGATTAATCGTATTTAGAATTGCCAAATCTTGCTGAAATTCGGCTTTGATCTCTCTTGGAAACGCCAGCAATTTTTGCTCAAGACTTACCCAAACTATCACCAAAAAAAATAATTCGTCGATTCCAAATTTATATATGACAAATATGTGCTGACATTCCGCAATTAGAAGTAAAATGCAGCTAGCAATCGCTAAAATTTCCCACACCCTAACGGGTTTATTTTTATTTTTATTGAATTCAAATAAACTGATTCCAATCAAAATTAAATATATAGCAATATCAACTTCACCCATTGCCAGACTGGGAATCCAGTCTTTGAAAATCGCCAAGTCAAAAACCAATCCCAAAAAAAGACTACAAATAACAATGATTAAAAATTTAATAATAAAATTGTTTTTGACGTTGGTTAAAGATTGAACTGCATCGGAACTAAGCATAATAGCAGTGAACTGGAATTGCCGAGGTAAGAAGTTTTGAATTGTAGCAATTTGAAAAAAGAATGCAATGGTTAGGTAAATCCATACCGTGTCACGCCCTACACACCTCAACTAAACAAAATGGATTAGTATGGTTGTCTCAAAGCGGGTACCTGATTAGTTATTAATTGAGTCTAGTCATTAGGCTTCACGGTGTTTAATTTGTTTGATCCCACAACATTCCAAATTAACATTAAAACCTCTGTCATCCCTTTGGGATGTACCTTTAGATAGATAAAATATTTTTGCACCCCAAATTATTGAAAAACTGAGGAACCTACTTCCTGTTTCAGCGAAAATATAATCTTACTCCCGTGCTTTTGCTTCTGGGGGAATAATCTCTGTCAAAACTCGACTACTACCATTATTTCCACCCTTGACAACTAAATTTTCCTGTTGCAGGTTGCCTGTGGCACTTTGTCCGGTAAAAGTCAGGGGTGGGTTAAGTTGCTGGTAAGTAACATTGCCGTTTGCTTCCACCAATTGGTTGTTTAAATACCAAGTTAATTTATTCGATTTCAAAGACTGACGGTTTTTGCCGATAGCGTTGACATTCCCCGTCAAATAAACCGTCTTTTGAGGGATTCGCAATTCCCCTTGATTACCTGTCACTAAGATGTTTTCAGTCCGATGAAAAACCCTAACTGGTGATTTTGTCAAGATGTTTTCGGTTGCTAGGTTCCAACTCATCAGATTGCTAATGATTTGGACTTGGGGTTCTGCTAACTCAATCTGGGCATTTTTGGTGATATTGATGATTTTAGTTTTCAAAAATACCTCAGCAGCGTCACCCTTGCCTCTATCGGTAATTTGGTTATTTTTATAGCGCTGAAATTGAATTACGCGATCGCATATCAGTTTCTCATCTTTCAGCAGCCAGGTTAAATGTTCTGTCTGCATCTGTACAGTTGGTTCTTCGGCAGATTTTGCTGCGACTCCACCAAAAAAATCCACCCTTTGTTCGCGGGTTTTGACTCTTGCTTCTTTGGCAACTGCTTGGAGTTGTTTATGAGTCCCATTTAATTGATTTCGCACAATTAATAAATCTTCTTTGGGTCGCCATTCTAGCTCATTTCCCCGCAAAACTATGCCATTATTGGGATCTGTAGCGATTATTTTGCCTTTCAGTTGTAATTGCTTACCGTCTTCTTCGATA includes:
- a CDS encoding cysteine desulfurase family protein, whose amino-acid sequence is MQIYLDYSATTPTRPEAIALIHNTLLHQWGNPSSLHEWGGRSATVIETARIRVANLIGASNPESIIFTAGGTEADNLALMGVARLYCQPQHMIISSVEHSAISETARVLELWGWQITRLGVDSKGKVNPQDLAAAIQENTVLVSIIFAQSEIGTVQSIAELAKIAREKGVLFHTDAVQAVGRLPIDVEKLSVDLLSLSSHKIYGGQGAGALYVRPGVELIPLLLGGGQEMQLRSGTQAVSTIAGFGIAAELAMQELDTESSRLILLRDRLFAQLADIPGLVATGDLSQRLPHHVSVCIEQADGEIVNGRNLVRQMNLAGIGISAGSACNSGKINPSPILIAMGYSEKAAMAGIRMTLGHHTTLEDVDWTAMVLKQILQRLGYISDYK
- a CDS encoding phospholipase D-like domain-containing protein yields the protein MSLTVTACQQVKPQNIALKPLPQDPLIQVYFNHSQTSSYQEPYRSQKRPGDDLEQQIIDTIYQAKSSIDVAVQELRLPKIAQALVEKHKSGVKIRIILENTYNKPWSNLTSSEVSKLKQREREKYQDYAQFIDINKDGKLSEEEINQRDALALLNNAKIPKIDDTSDGTRGSDLMHHKFVIVDNRFLVVTSANFTMSDIHGDFKNLETSGNANNLLKIDSPELATIFTEEFNLMWGDENKLDRKFGLKKTNRGVKKIKLGSSQITINFSPISPTQPWINSSNGIINQTLEMATESVDMALFVFSEQRLANTLENRHQENVDIRAIIDRNFAYRPYSEALDMMGVVLSNKCKYEANNQPWKNPISTVAVPVLPKGDLLHHKFAIVDHKIVITGSHNWSEAANHGNDETLLLIDNPVIAAHYQREFDRIFKNSQPGLPQKIQTKIDVDKKQCSQIYNAPLNSNKLAK
- a CDS encoding PD-(D/E)XK nuclease family protein, which gives rise to MSTPERPFASYHLWSLIAPTAGQQHWHCQMRRGFIKVRQHEPRVKLLLGKATASQRIGLLAQKGIYEFHYNQQLLDQSDGVEKVAQLLDLGNTTDEVQHRVLQILHKYHSQPLLLGKRIVLLTRGDEGFPKAILIESKNYSFRLYATMDCVFAESDNTLHILDFKTGKSPFDRRQALVYLLAARYLYPGYRVVASFYNLEFIKQSEIIHMSESELDCVELELANIAQKHQIDVHSCHTEEDFPDIFPPNPGYHCRFCPFHSICEFSQTI
- a CDS encoding lipopolysaccharide assembly protein LapA domain-containing protein; translated protein: MKNLANLITSVIIAIWIVSIAIICTQNAEPISLKFLSYESIKIPFGLVVSFCVAFGVVITAIFLPVLNITNARTSRKSFLDDEPEFFADDEDF
- a CDS encoding response regulator, producing MSQLMFLLLEDSLLDSELIRATLTEGGITCELMHVTTADEFTVALKQKKFDMILSDYSLPGFDGIAALEIAQQYSPNTPFIFVTATMGEEVAIDTLKLGATDYVLKQRLGRIVPSVMRALREVEEHDARKKAENDLHEREQEFKALVENSTDVIARIDGQLRYVYINPAIKGATGIPVSVLTGKNAAELGFPRQIYAEWEERLRQVFASGIGCFFEFDFMSPNGMRYYQARVEPEFSVTGEVRSLLTIARDVTDYKNVEQALRRNETELREQKEELEKLNSIKDEFLAVLSHELRSPLNAILGWSKILRSRKLDSVTFERALETIERNAKLQTQLIEDLLDVSRIIRGKLTLHPQPTNLVLVIEAAIDTMRLAAQAKSISLQFQILEDEILNTFKASNNTSLNGYLPTNNPIQANNFKFRVLGDSSRLQQIIWNLVSNAIKFTPTGGEVQVLLQLAKQEGESRHFAKITVKDTGMGIKSDFIPYVFESFRQADGSTTRRFGGLGLGLAIVRHLAELHGGKIDVSSAGEGKGATFTLQIPLIPSPETKTSSTLGQNLTSITTTEIVEPSSQDKPLLGIKILVVDDDDDSRNFLTFALTDSGAKTNSVESAELAIDAVQRFQPNLIVSDIGMPQEDGYSLIKRIRQLPKYLGGNIPAIALTAYAGDTDRQKAISAGFQTHLAKPVMPDELIGAVIELVGQGVWE